CTCAGCAAGGGTCGCAAGTTAGTTCGTTTCCACACTGTAAGATTCATAGTCTCACAACTTCATCAGAGCATCATAACCCAGCAAATAATTTGACAAAGAATAGAGGGACAATGGGGCcttaaactaattaattattagGATTAAACACACCTCTAGAGAGAAGAAAACTAAATATTACCACAAGCATAAGGACATAGAACACTTAAGTAGAACTTACTTGTAGCTTAAGTTTAAGCTCACGCACAATCTGAAACAGCCTCTTGTAACCATTCCAGTTATACTCTTGTGGAGCATGTGCCTCTACTATTCCCCACCAGCAATCAACCATAACACCATCAACATTGACTGATTTCAATATCCTTAGCTGCTTCAATAAACCGTCTGGATCAACCAGCTCACACTTCATATTGATGACACCCAGCTGTCACCAATGAAGTGAGACGTGATAATAAACTTACAGAAGGAAAATGATGTCACATTTAGCGGTTAGGTTAGCCCAAAAAACAtaggtagtttttttttctatacacAAAACAACTATAAATATCAACCAAAGTATAAACTCCTTTTTCATAGGCCATGGCCAAAGTAGGAaaacaagaaaaggaagaaggatGCATGTCTGCTAAGTTAGTCCACATTGAAAAAATGTAGGCTGTGCACAAATAAGACATTTCTCCTTTCTAAAACATAGATAAAAAATGCAAGTAAAATAGAGACAGAGTAGGAATAAATTAGAATACTCACAGGTAGCATCACATAAACAGGAATGTAAGGGGTGCCCGCAAAATCACGCTCTTGTAACTTCGGCGGCATGTCAACCACCTACAAAAAGACCCAACAAAACACATAAAATTAGGGAACCAACTCTGAAGCTACCAAAACGTTagaaacaaatatttttcaCTTATTGAAAAAGTTACGTAATAATGAAATCATACTCCTTTTAAGATACTAGTGTGGCCCAAGCTATCATTATAAGTAGAGATCGAACACAAAATGACCCCAAAAGTTGTTGTAGGCTCATGGTGGAAAGAAGCATAACCAAGAAACTTAATGGTGGAGACGGAAATCCATGTCCATCAATAAGTATAATCTATAGAGACTAAGTCCATTTTTGTGCTATCATCAGCTGGCCCCAATCATATTTGATACATGATATGCAATCCATATGAAAGAAATTACAAAACGTGATCAATCATAAAAGAACTGTTCTCCTTAAAGAGCCAATAGGGATAGCTTAGACTTTCAactcaaagaagaaaatgaaactaattaTTCCcaagaaaaaacagaaattaGCAAAAAACCAAGAGatggaaaacaaaatcattataatCACCAAACTAGTCAGCTTTACCTGCTTATCATCAACAGCGTCCATGGAGCCACCAATAAGAGGATGATTCTCTGCTTGCCCTCCTCTATCTCCCATCACAACTGCAGAGTGAGACCTAGAGCTTGGGATACATCATAAGGAGATGAAGCAGGCACAAAAACACCTTTCATGCGAGATGCATTGTATTCCACTGAGCTCCGATAACCAGAAGAGACTCCTCTAAGGGAAGTAGGTGGAGTCTGTTGCTGCACCAAGTGTGAAGATGATGAAGTCACCACTGCAGTAGAGGTGCCACCAGCAGGCCTAGGGACCTGAAAAGGTAGTAAAGAAAATGGCTCCATTTAGGCTTTGAGTACGATATTAACTTTTATTCAAATAGGACCTTGGGGTTGTTGAACTAAAATGAAGagaaggttttattttatttgcaaagTTGTTAAAGATGTTCATGTCAATGATCTTCAATGAAttgttttgttattataaaaataaaacctaaaacttAGTGAACTAATATTTAATGCTGATATTGATGGAGAAATCAATCAATTTGACTTCCAGAAAATTACAGTGTTTTCATATGGGAATAGCATTTGGCTTATGCATAGTGAATCATAAAACTTAtggtttatattatttaattgagAAACATAGTGAATCATAAACCTTAAGTTTTGGATCCCAATTTGGGTCCAATTTACTGCCCATATACCTCCCAACCACATAGTAAAGGCACCACCAGCACTAACTGGACAGTCTGGACCATCAACTACCTGCCTTAAGACCTAAGCAGGGTTGTTTGCAAGCAATGGTCAAAGGCACTCCAGCAACAAATCAATAGATGCATACATTCACCCAGGTATGTGTAGATCTATAAAATAATGTGTAGATCTACAAAATACAGTTTGGTTGGACATGAACAAATTAGATAGCCATATTCCAACTCTCTACCTCATAAACCTCTTACATTGAACCAATTGACTTCAGTTTTGAACCAGTATTTCAACCAAATATCCAAGATAAAAAGTTTATGTCAACATGAATAAGAACAGCCTAAGGAAAAATTAATGCACTAGAAGCACAATTAGAAGCTGAACCAGAAATTGCAAACCTTATCCTGATTATCCTGATTATTTGGGATTCGcttctaaactaatttttttttttttagttaagtGCTTCTAAACTAATAATTTATGTCACTTCTTTTCTCCCACCAGAAAGTAGAGTGGTAGTCTTCTGCCTTGTTGGCAAAACAAGGACAAGTCAGTATCTGCATTTCAGTAAAATGAGTATTATGATTCATGAATCATGTGTTCACAGATCTTTTTCCCCCCCTTCTCTCAATGCATCCTATTTCATGTTTACTTTTAGTGTATAATGAAAATTTGGTGATACATGCAAAAAATCCACACTTTTCTTTGATAGGAAAAGGTATGTcaaaaaaagatatgaaatgGGGGCAGAACAGAGGTACAAAAGTTTATCCTGTGTACTTTGGGGTGCTTTTTTGGAGTGTCTTGttttaatatattgttttttttttttatcaaaatcagAGGTATACAAGTTTATATacccaaaagaaaatagagaaatgaacatgagaaaaaaaaggaaaatacaaacAAGAACCAAAAAAAGCCCAAAACCAAAAATACAATCCTACAGACTGGCCACTTTATCAATAAAACCAGGAAGGAGCACCTTGTGGTACAAGATGAAAAAATCTCTATTGTCCCGATATACAAATATCTCAGATATTTGAAGAATCTTCTATCATGCTCTCTCTAAATACTGCAATTGACACGAGGGAAGCCAGCCATCAtgccttttattttgtttatatataagTCTACTTGTATTGGTAATCAGCATGGATGTATTAAATCTCCATTGATGCaaatataaacttatatttttcaatttgcaACCCCAAGAATCACCAACACAAAATCCTGGAATATGGAGGACCAATCACCAAACAAAAGTCACACAAGATTGgctcttttctattttaattgaCAATTCTCAAACTCATTATCAAAAACTGAAGCCATCTGCACATGTTAGGAAATACTGTTTGTATATTACCAattagatgatatgaattaaCCCACACACCAATATATGGGATGTAAATAAAGGTGCTAATCaacttaaaaaagaaacatttatCTTGGGAGACAAGTACCTGAGTTCTTGAAGGAAAGGTGGTTCCATCAGGAAGAACAACCCAGCCAGCTTCCCTTGCCAAAGCTGAAATCACATCATTAATATCAGCTCTAACCCTTAGGTTATAGTTTCCATGCCTTCGAAGGCCTGCCAAGATCCTTGCAGTGATAGCTCTCCGGTGCCGCTCTCTCAACTTTGTTCTCTCCTTTTCTTCTACTGGTCTACACCTTCGCCCTCCACTTTGGTTGCCTCCTTGTTCTTGAATTTGCTGGTGATGTTGAAAACGGTTATTGCCACTGCTTGATACAAATGCTCCATCAACAGATACCATCCCTGTCACAGGTATGTGCTTCTCTTCATCttcgtcatcatcatcatcctcttctttcacaTCCAtctccatttcttcttcttcatcttcacttgtCCCAATCAATTTCTGCATATCTGTCGCCATAAGGCCTGTTCTCTGTTTCCTCCTCTATCCTAATCTCCTACTCTAGATGTATGACCTATACAATCTTTCTTCTAGTGCAAATATCATCATTAAAGCACAATTATGCAcataatggatgaaaatgacaaCATACTTGAGACTTCTCTACACCAACTCGGCACTTGGGTTATCTGTCAGCAATTTGAACTTCAAATGAACCACACTTCTCCTTAACCACACTCTCTAAAAAATAGGTAAAGGTGGCTCTGTTTGCAAGGATGGAAAGTCGTTCCCTGTAAGGAATGCcagaaaatcatatttaaagcTTGCtctgagaaaatgtaggaaaataaaagaatgaaaacttCTAGCGTATCTTTTCgtttgaaaaatacaaaaataaaatcaaaaacaaaaaggaaatttcattaaattgaGTCTAATGGAATTCACtctatgaaattaaaaacaacaaaaaacgggcttcttttcctctcttctcTCAGGAACCAAACAATATGCCAAAGTCATCTCCATGTATAATTTTACACTGAAGCTCGGGAAAATTCTCATGTATCTACAGCTAGCTTGGAAAGAAATAGCTATCTTTACACCTGAATTTTCTTCTGTTTTCATGAAAAATGCTTTCGGCAGAAAATTTTTCCTCCTATAAACGAAGCCATAGTAAAATTTTAACTATCTAAATACCTTGTTGTGTCAGCTTGCACTCCCAACGTCAATTTGCCGCGTAATTCTTACAAGAAACCTTGGCTTTTTCAATTATGAGCCTGAAAAAACCAATGATTCGCCATTTTCTCTACAAATTTCAACTCTCTTCTTCAGTcaaagctcaaaaggagacatCTCTAACATCAAATCTTCATGGAAGCTTCGGAGAACGGATCTATGTTTTCTCCTAAAACGTCTAACGGTAACACCGAAACTGGCCGGAAAAGGATATTTTCCGGTGACCGGAGAGGAGGCCCTGCATAGATTCGAGAAGATGAAGAAGGTTCAGGAGAATTGACGGGCGAGCAGCGTGCCGGAGCTCCGGCGGGAGTTGGGTTCCGGCCGATGAGGGTTGGGGTTTGTGTGAGCATGTGAGGTTAGGGTTTCACGCGTGTGAGAGGCGAGCGTGCTTGAGTTTATGGGTTGGCACGATCGGCATGAGACTGGATCTACGGACGTGCGAGTGACACGTGTTACACGTGCTGAGGCCCGTTGATGGCGGGCAGGGCACGAGATTGGGGTGCGTCCGCTAGGCCACAATCACGTGACCCCAATTGACGCCCAACAGTTATTTCTCCAAATAAGGGTTGGTTTGGTAGTCAACAATTTCAAACTCCACCCACAGACAAAAACTCCCCGCAAagtatgcattttttatttttcacttttgttACAtgccattttaaaatttaaaaccttgTTCACTATTACGAAAAAATCCATAGGAATTTTccaaattattcttcaaaagattttttttttattttttcaaaacaaatttcttttaattttaaaaactatttgacaattatttttaggGAAATagctttttaaaaacaaatgattttttataacaaaaatacttttaagaaTTTCTCTATTATACctaaatgtataatttatttatttattttaacacaATTTcactctcattttttatttttttcaaattgaaatacAATCATTGTTAACTTCTTCtaaagataaaatgaaatatattattacaTTGTTTGTGATGcgcaaatatttgaaaaacatgaaaatcagAGACGGAGTTGTTAGGGAAAACATCTCATATGCATGCCATGCCAGTCAACATGTTAATGTACTGTTAACTTTTCACGAGAATTAACTGCAACGATTTGACTTTTAGGGAGacttttaaagatgaaaatagtTAAATTTAATACTCTCtccttctattttatttttcttttaaaaatattattccacATGTTTACACATTTTTCAAACTTCATTACttgtaatatcattttttatatatatatgattttgatCTTAGATTACTTCTATTCTTCGCATAACCTATTTATCAGAAAGAATCATTGGAAATTTTCATCCCAgacttttgatttaaaatttattaaaacacgAAAGAAAAATGGCTTAAGTAGGAAAACTCGATTTTAGAAATAGAAGCTCGTTCCCAAGAACAAGTCGTTttgatattattgttgattCTCCCGACAAGGGCCTGTTTGGTACCCAGGAAATTCTTTCTCCACTAACAGACGAAAATCCCCCAAAATAggtactttttattattttctgtttttttttaaatgtcatttcatattaaaagcCCGTGTCCACTGATATAAAAAGTTCGTCAAATCACTCACCAAATCCTTGTTTTCATTTTACATACCTACATTAGGATataactccatttttttttttcaacttttttctaaattttatggtgttgtagtatgtggctcGTACATTTAGACTTGTACTTTTTTTATTGTGTACGAATGATAGGTTAAGGGGTGCAGGACGCCTTCCGCAATACAATTTAAGAGTATTTTTAGGAATTTCATTACCTAAGACTTATTATAAATATCCTTTTATATAATCATAATTTGATACATAGTGaatatctttttccttgttcCCGTGGATATAGACAATTAACCGAATCACATTAAATCTACGTgttcttctttctcatttttcaatttttaccaTTAATCATTACACAGATTCCAACAAGTACAGTCCATTTACACATCGATTTGACcacgaaaataaaaaattatttcaattttcatttattatcacgctaaattatttatcatgaataagataaaatttgcatttatgaaaataaaaactcaatttttattagaattttgattttcttatatgaTGGCATGATTTGATTATATTTCCATTTCTTCAGCCGGGTACGGCACATTTCATATGAGTTTTAGGAACGCGATACAGAGGAGTTTTGTAATATGATATAGTGTGTGATCATCAATTCGACTTTCTATTCCGAAAATGACCACTAGACTTGCCTGAAATGCAACTGCAAGTATGCGAGCCGTAATAGACTTCGTTAGACGTGTCTTCCATGCTTATATCAgcagcttcttttttttttaagtagtgGGCTGTGTCACACATGCCAGATCAGGAACCGCTTCCCCTGCAAATGAAAAGGAGAATAGTGTCAGTCCTGATTATCAATATATCACCATATTAAAACTCAGGAAAAATACATGGTATCATTCCATTACATTAGCAGACACATGGCATGGATATAGTAAAAGTTGGACAATTGAATAGGGTTACAAgcactaaaaaaaatactatgcCTAACAGAGTGTTTGGTAAATGAAACCTTCATATGAGTTAATAAcctaaattatttcattaaataccacatcatatcaaataaaaaaaaaatactatgcCTAACAGGGGATTTGGTAaatgaaaaacttaaaaattaaaaataattttaaacattaaattaaaataattaatttatttttaatcttccATCATTCTACCTACAATATATTGATTATggatatttaacaaataaatttattatttaaaattaataaaaataaatattaattaaaattaatgaaggtaaatatgaaaatttaatgatgatgaataaattttaagttatctTTATTtaacaaccttaatatttaaaataaaagttaagtaataagttttaagttaataatttataaatattttaacttaaaatcaacttaaataaataattaagtaataagtattaaatttaaCCAAACATCCTAGtaataaaataacatgaattATAACGAACAAAACTATTAGTTGATGGTATTTTGTAATTTGTGACTATCTTTTGATATGGTAATGAAAAATGATAATCTttgataaccaaaaaaaaaaaaatcatgatttttgatagtgttttttatattggattatatatatatataaaaggtttTTGAAAGAATCATTGCAAAcgtttaaaagtgattttcaaaatttatcaaacacatGAAAAAGTGCTTCCAATTCATTAGGAAGTActtcaaaatttctcaaaatcacTGACTCTTAAAATAACCCACAAAAGCAACCAATTTCAAGATTAGTGGATGTCCCTCTTACTCGCAAAAGGTATTACTAAAAGAGAAGGGTTGTGTTTTTACCGTGCATCCTCTTAACAAATCGTTCAAACTCCGTGAAGTTGTGCGTCTCCATGAGAACCGGGCTGAGTCTGAGGTAGGTAAACGCAGATAAATGCCTCCCATCAGGATCATTGAAGGGCTTGGCATTTTCTAGTATCTTGTTATAGCCTTCTCTATCATGGCAAGTTAGAGCATTTTCACTAGCAACTGGAATGCTGACATCCCACGCAGCATTCAGCACCTGAAAAAAAGCAAATCttcaataaacaaaacaaaagtttataattaaaagaagTCTCCTTTGAGCTTAGTTAAACACATTTACATGATTAAAAGAAgtctactatatatatatagtgtatACAGCCATAACGTCCCACAGGATTATGGGACCACTCAAACAAAATGTATCTATATGGTTAAAAGAAGTCCACTATATATACATGTAGACACAATGTCTCAAGGGATTGAGCCAAATAGACAGTTTCATACAGGGATTGGGGTTAggtctaataccatttgtaatggtCCGTTGCCTCTATGTGAATATTGTCCactcatggctttaaaatacatttatatagtTAAGAAAAGTCTACGACATATATCGTATTAAGAACTTATTCCCCTATGCGATATGACATATCACATTCACTCCAATTGGATGGAGAAAGAAGTTCCTAACACTACATATGTGGTGGATTATGTATTTTAACGTTGTTGGGGTCCATTAGGCCCAAAGCTTACAATATCTTGATAGGAGGAAACAGACTATTACATAGAGAGTTAGGAGGAGTCTGCTATATATGTAGTGTTAGGAACTCTTTTCTCATCCTACATGATATTGCAGAAGAAAAATGCATTGAAAAAAtatggtaaaataaaaaattttcacctGCCAAACTAGACCCTCTGGGTCTGCCAGTGCCTCTGGGAAGCCCTCTTCCTGGTCCAGTGTGCGTAATTCAACACAGGTGAAGTTCAGAGCAGCCCCATGCTTCTGTAACATTTCTGAAATTGGAGCATAGCCATCACGATTACATGGGTTATAGAACCCAGCAGTCAATTCAGAAGCATGGCTGGCTGTCTTGTACCACCAATGAATACCTGATAGCTGCTCATCaatcaaaatatagaaaagactGTTTATAGCAGAGACAAGAAAATGTAATGTCCAGTTTGCAATTAGAATATTCATCTATCTTATAAAGAACAAAACTCCTGCCAGGTTGACTCACCTTTACAGCAATGCAAGTGCCTTCAAAAGCTAAATTGGCTAGAGCAAGTACACGATCACCATGATCAACCAAAACCCGTGAGTACCAATTGAGGAAGAATCTACCATAGTAGCTATCATACTCGCCTCCATCACAAAAGAAGACCGTCTCATGTGGACGGGAATTATAGTGACCTGCATTATCTGGTCCTTTAGCCCAAAATAGATGACCCCTTGCCTCTGCTGCCTTTGTCAGACTCTTTGATAAGTACTGGTCATAACACTACAAAAGGAACTAGTCGCATCAATGCATAGAAGAATTGCAAGGCTATAATGAAAAATGACAAGCGAAAAGATGATAATGGATGAAAGTCATGATTTCTAAGTATATTGGAGGACTATCATATAATAGGTATGCTGCTTATGCAATACAACGGTTGTTTGATAATGACGATATATGCTCTCAGCCatctatgatatttttattcaatgcTAGATCAAAATATCACCTGGAATTCACCAATACCAGGATATTTCCAACCATGGTTTGCAGGATAAGAGGGATATCGTAACTCCCCACATGGACCAAGTCCAATTTCAATCTCAGATATGATTCCATTTGCAAAGAACTCATCAAATTCAACACGGAAGCTTCTCATGTAGTCAAAGTAAACCTACATTGGATGTATAACAAATAAAACACTGGAAGGTTAATTACAATGAAAAACAgtagaatatttgaaattataaagAGCAATATCAAATAGAACAAGCTTTTAACTCGGTTGTTCAGCCACATGTGATGTCATCTTTCatgagggaaaaaagaaaaaggaaagaagaagaaaaaggtgagAGTGTCTAAAATAGGACAATTTTAGTAAAGGTACAATCACAgacatttccaaatttattgCCTACATAGAAAAGGACAAATACAACTGAACAATCATATAAGAATGCAATACCTCAACTGCAGTTCGGCCTTTTAAAACCCGCTCCTTGTCAATTCCCCAAGAGAGGCATTCAGGGTTACGCCTTCCTTCCTTATCAGTGAAAAAAATATCTGGATTGCTTCGACCAATTTCTCTAACCCATTCTGGGAGTGGAATATGTACATCATCACCGACATTGCCTCCACATTCATGAAATGACATAACAACCTATGCCAATTCCaggtgttaaaaaaaaaaactggcaattgtatttcaaataattaacgAAGCAACATATCCAAATAATGAACAGTTTAATTATTCACGTTGATGTTAAGCTATTACTGTTCTTACATAACAGTGCTCTCTATAATCCATCTCCAAATCCACTCAATTCAAGAACACTAATTCAGCTAGCCAATGACAAGTTCTAGACCTTCACAGTTACTAAAGGAGATTAAATTGCTGATGACATGactgtaaaaaattatttaattatatttctaatcTTATAAACTCCTAAGATTTCAAAAGTTGACATCCAGGCCATTGACTTGCTGGGTGGTAAACAGAAGGCTGGGGATGTGTTTTGATCTCAAGCTTCCCTTTCTTCTCTAATAAAAACACTCTTGTTCAAAACTTTTTGCTGATCCTACAGTCCAAGTCAACCCTTTGGGACTTCTGCAAGCATAAAAATCCCATACTCTTGAGCTCTTTGAGAGAGCACTCATCAATATACAAACTGATGTATTCTATTCTCACCATATCCATTGCCAAGAAATCTCCTGCTGCTGCTTCTGCTCCTTTGGGTTTTAACCTCCTTTTTCTGGTTTTGGCCAAGCAACAAACAACAAAGATGACCAAAAGCCCCTACAGTCATGTCTCAGAAGGCTTTCTAATATCAGAACGCTACACAGGCAACAAAGAAAGGCATTGTTCCAGACCCTCAGAGTGGATTGCCAAACGGTTGCACAGTTGGTAGCTTCTCTATGTAAACACTTTAATCTGCAATTCCATTCCCAGTGAGATTTCAAAAGGGAACCACAGCAGTCCACTGACAGGTTTTTCCAAATGGTTAATGACTAGTAGCAATCTGTTTCTACTAAGATTTTTTGATACCTGGACCTCTAAGTGATCTTAAATCACATCACAAGGACCAAAAAGATATGCCTGTATCATTGTGCAGATACCCAGATTGGAAATGAATCTATTTACCCATTGTCCATTTTCATCTCTTAGAAGACTGTCTGCATCAGAATAAAATGGATTCCTTTGGAGCTATCATTTGTACTTGAGTTTTACCAACCTAGGAGCGGGTATTGGAGCCAAATATAACATTTGGAGAAATGTTCTTGGTTTGCTAAAATGCTTAACATAAATCAATTCCCTAATGCACGTTTTACATTGTGTTATCAATACAGGTTGAAAGCAGGGAAACATCAATAGGCAGAGATATTGAATGCTGAAACAAGAATCACAGCATTGATGAAATTCTACTCACCTGTAACTTAAGCTGAATGTCATGCACAATCTGAAAGAGCCTCTTGTAGCCACTCCAATTGTAAACCTGTGGAGTGTGTGCTTCTACTATTCCCCACCAGCAGTCAACCATAACACCATCAACATTAATGGACTTCAAGATCCTTAGCTGATGTACCAGACCATCTGGATCAACCAACTCACAGTTGATATTGATAACGCTCAGCTGCTCCCCACAAACAAcagaatatatttaaaaaacatacaTCTTCATGGTGGAATAAATTATGTACTAACAGAAAAATGacacaaatgaaaatttaaacaacTCAGCCCATGATCCCAGATTAGAAAAAGGAAGTTCTGAAGAGTGATTTACACACTGAGTTAGAAAACAGgcaaaaattagaaattgaaataaatacagcctattaaagatgaaaaagaaaaaggtctAAATGTGAATAGTGACAAAACATGAGTAGAATTAGAGTAACGCACGGGTAGCATCACATATACAGGAACATATGGGGTACCAGCAAAATCACGCTCCTGCAACTTTAAGGGCCCATCTGCAATCTGTAAAAACagagagaaagtttttttttttataaaaaaaggcCACATGAGAATCATCTTAAGAAACTTTTCAAAACAATGATGCAATTAAGACATAAACATCGGCTATAGATCCGTGGAGCTATGGCTCCTTGTAAAAATTACTGCAATTATAATCAGACTGATATTTCAATTATGTCATTAGTTTTTATAATCATGTTGAATAAATCAGTCAACATCATCTCTAATAAACATTCAACTTCAATTGGAATAGCACCAAGCCAAGCCCTATCACttccattttcttcaaaaatttctcGAACTTCAAACACCTTAATCTACAAGAATACCAAAAATCACTAATTTTGTGCACTTCATTGCATTTTTCTAATAACATGATTTCTAtgtaataatttctaaaaataactaCTCTTTCTTTTGTTGATATCATCATCCTTTGCTCAAACTCTCACACCCTAGCTCTTCTACCAATTAACATCATTCACATCAATTTCTTTCCAATTAACCTTGTCCTAATAAGTTTACATACCTCTCTCTAACCACCAATTTTACctgaattataaataaaagttatgatACACTTTAGTTTACCGTTACTATAGTTTTACTTTCATTTCTAGGACATTTCTACTCTTTTTtgaattattctttttctttgcaaGGCATTGTATCAAGACCTCTTTGGCATTGCATGTGAGTATTATGGTTTTAAAACCAACGAGGCATACAGATTGAGGAGACCTCAACGGAAGGCCCAAGGAAATCACCTCGAGCTTGGGGCACAGACTTGAGGCTTAAGTTACCAAATGCTCCTACACCTAGGTCTGAGGCTCTCATTAGACATTCTCCACAGATCTCAAAGACTCTGCTCAAACTCTGAAATAGAGGTTGAATAAAAGCTTCTTTGTAGATTTTTTACTCTGGAAATCTTTAAAATTCACATATTCACAGTTTTACCTCGCCTCATCGTAGGACAAATACCTTCAGGCTCTTTCAGAACTATGAAATATTACTATATAATCACCATAGATACCTTCTGCCACCTCAAATTGAAAAGACCGGGAGTTCAAATTGCAATTGctcaaaaaacattattttaaaaaaaaaagaatctcaaagaaattaatatttaaatgttaaaaacaaaTCTAGAAAACGAAAGAGAGAAAAGTATAACTTCACCTTATTATCATCAACAGTATCCATAGGATGATCCTCAGTTTTCTCTCCTCCGTTTGTCACCTTAGTTGAAACCGGAGAACGAACAGAGGATGATACGAAATCTCCGTTTAAGCGACGCGAATTGTACTGTGCTGAGATCAAGAATGGAGAAGAGAGTCTCCGAGAAGCTGATAGGGTATGTGATACCACGGGTGGCAATAACCAAGCCCTCGCAACATTAGAGTGAGCATTTAGAGTCCACACACTCTGGAAAAAATCAGCGGGAGAAAACGCCATAAAAAAGAGGACCAGTCCTCCGTTTGGCTagtaggaaaatgaaagaaat
The sequence above is drawn from the Vitis riparia cultivar Riparia Gloire de Montpellier isolate 1030 chromosome 15, EGFV_Vit.rip_1.0, whole genome shotgun sequence genome and encodes:
- the LOC117931561 gene encoding beta-amylase 2, chloroplastic → MAFSPADFFQSVWTLNAHSNVARAWLLPPVVSHTLSASRRLSSPFLISAQYNSRRLNGDFVSSSVRSPVSTKVTNGGEKTEDHPMDTVDDNKIADGPLKLQERDFAGTPYVPVYVMLPLSVININCELVDPDGLVHQLRILKSINVDGVMVDCWWGIVEAHTPQVYNWSGYKRLFQIVHDIQLKLQVVMSFHECGGNVGDDVHIPLPEWVREIGRSNPDIFFTDKEGRRNPECLSWGIDKERVLKGRTAVEVYFDYMRSFRVEFDEFFANGIISEIEIGLGPCGELRYPSYPANHGWKYPGIGEFQCYDQYLSKSLTKAAEARGHLFWAKGPDNAGHYNSRPHETVFFCDGGEYDSYYGRFFLNWYSRVLVDHGDRVLALANLAFEGTCIAVKLSGIHWWYKTASHASELTAGFYNPCNRDGYAPISEMLQKHGAALNFTCVELRTLDQEEGFPEALADPEGLVWQVLNAAWDVSIPVASENALTCHDREGYNKILENAKPFNDPDGRHLSAFTYLRLSPVLMETHNFTEFERFVKRMHGEAVPDLACVTQPTT